Proteins encoded within one genomic window of Misgurnus anguillicaudatus chromosome 18, ASM2758022v2, whole genome shotgun sequence:
- the kifap3a gene encoding kinesin-associated protein 3a gives MMQADDAKYLKRQYKGRSIDVHPTEKALVVQYEVEATILGELGDPMLGERKECQKIIRLKSLNSNTDIASLARKVVEECRLISPSRLPEVEQLLFYLQNRKKPAEKKEKKPIKPRDLTPFEGMELDEEANINSIDEYVELLYEDIPEKIRGATLILHLARNPDNLEELLQNETALGALARVLREDWKQSVDLAMTIVYVFFCFSSFSQFHGLITHYKIGALCMNIIEHELKRYDLWQDELQKKKKAGDDDPDNQNLKKDYEKALKKYHGLLAKQEQLLRVALYLLLNLSEDTRTELKMRNKNIVHLLVKTLDRDSEELLVLVVSFLKKLSIFLENKNDMDETDTVEKLAKLVPCEHEDLLNVTLRLLLNLSFDTNLRSKMVQVGLLPKLTSLLGDEAQRQIAMCILYHISMDDRFKSMFAYTDCIPQVMKMLFDCDEERIDAELISFCINLAANKRNAQIMCEGNSLKILMKRALKLKDPLIMKMIRNISQHDGATKNLFIDYVGDLAAQIGLKEEEEFVIECLGTLSNLTIADLDWELVLKEYNLVPYLKDHLKPGSAEDDLILEVVIMIGTVSMDDSCAIMLAKSGIIPALIELLNAQQEDDEFVCQIVYVFYQMVFHQATRDVIIKETQAPAYLIDLMHDKNAEIRKVCDNTLDIIAEYDVEWGKKIQSEKFRWHNSQWLEMVENRQMDEAEPFMYGDDGESFLQNGDILERPDLFYSADGIIPADGAISPEFFTDFQNGDLLGPQGFHSSLTDAYGQTGVTPARPATAYGFRPDEQFYYGYTASR, from the exons ATGATGCAAGCGGACGACGCCAAATATTTAAAGCG GCAATATAAGGGTCGCAGTATAGATGTTCACCCGACAGAAAAAGCCCTGGTTGTCCAGTATGAAGTGGAAGCCACGATTCTGGGGGAACTGGGAGACCCAATGCTGGGAGAGCGCAAGGAGTGTCAGAAAAT AATTCGACTGAAAAGCCTGAACAGTAACACAGACATTGCGTCTTTAGCACGGAAGGTAGTGGAGGAATGCAGACTCATTTCCCCTTCCAGACTTCCTGAAGTGGAACAGTTATTGTTCTACCTGCAGAACCGCAAGAAACCTGCCG AAAAGAAAGAGAAGAAACCGATCAAACCAAGAGATCTGACTCCCTTTGAAGGGATGGAG CTGGATGAGGAGGCCAACATTAATAGCATAGATGAATATGTAGAGCTTCTGTATGAGGACATCCCTGAGAAGATCAGAGGAGCTACACTCATCCTCCACCTAGCCCGTAATCCTGACAACCTGGAGGAGTTGCTGCAGAACG AGACCGCTCTCGGTGCCCTGGCCCGTGTCCTGAGGGAAGACTGGAAGCAGAGCGTCGATTTGGCAATGACCATCGTCTACGTCTTCTTCTGCTTCTCAAG TTTCTCCCAGTTTCACGGCCTCATCACCCACTACAAGATTGGAGCACTGTGCATGAACATAATCGAACATGAGCTGAAGAGATATGACCTGTGGCAGGACGAACTGCAGAAGAAGAAAAAAGCTG GGGATGATGACCCGGATAATCAGAACCTAAAGAAGGACTATGAGAAAGCTCTGAAGAAGTACCACGGACTGCTGGCCAAACAGGAACAGCTTTTAAGAGTGG CTCTGTACCTGCTGCTGAATCTGTCCGAGGACACCCGCACAGAGCTGAAGATGAGGAACAAGAACATCGTCCACCTGCTGGTGAAAACATTGGACAGAGACAGTGAAGAGCTGCTGGTGCTGGTGGTGTCCTTCCTCAAGAAACTCAGCATCTTCTTAGAAAATAAGAATGACATG GATGAGACAGACACAGTAGAAAAGCTGGCGAAACTGGTGCCCTGTGAACACGAAGATCTCCTGAACGTTACTCTGCGTCTTCTCCTTAATCTATCTTTTGACACCAACCTCCGCAGCAAGATGGTGCAGGTGGGGCTTCTGCCCAAACTCACTTCATTGCTAG gaGACGAAGCACAGAGACAGATCGCCATGTGCATTCTGTACCACATCAGCATGGACGACCGTTTCAAGTCCATGTTTGCCTACACTGACTGCATTCCACAG GTAATGAAGATGTTGTTTGATTGTGATGAGGAGAGGATTGACGCCGAACTCATTTCATTCTGCATCAATCTGGCTGCCAACAAGAGGAATGCCCAGATCATGTGTGAAG GTAACAGTCTGAAAATACTAATGAAGAGAGCACTGAAGCTAAAGGACCCTCTGATAATGAAGATGATCCGAAATATATCTCAGCATGATGGAGCGACTAAGAATCTCTTCATT GACTATGTTGGAGACCTCGCAGCTCAGATTGGACTGAAGGAAGAGGAAGAGTTTGTTATTGAGTGCTTGGGCACGCTTTCCAATCTTACAATTGCTGATCTGGACTGGGAGCTGGTGCTCAAGGAATATAACCTGGTGCCTTATCTCAAAGACCACCTTAAACCAG GCAGTGCAGAGGACGACCTTATCTTGGAGGTGGTCATTATGATCGGTACCGTCTCCATGGATGACTCCTGTGCCATAATGTTGGCCAAGTCAGGCATCATTCCTGCTTTAATAGAACTACTGAATG CCCAGCAGGAGGATGATGAGTTCGTCTGCCAAATCGTGTATGTCTTCTACCAGATGGTGTTTCACCAGGCCACCCGAGATGTGATTATAAAGGAAACGC AGGCTCCAGCGTACCTCATTGACCTGATGCACGACAAGAATGCTGAAATTCGCAAAGTGTGTGATAATACCTTGGACATTATCGCT GAATATGATGTGGAGTGGGGCAAAAAGATTCAGAGCGAGAAGTTTCGCTGGCATAATTCTCAGTGGCTGGAGATGGTGGAGAACCGACAGATGGATGAGGCCGAACCATTTATGTATGGAGATGATGGAGAATCTTTCCTTCAAAATGGAGACATTCTGGAAC
- the ntmt2 gene encoding N-terminal Xaa-Pro-Lys N-methyltransferase 2: MSESTSDIMEFSGTHQAFRDRWAKTDDEMCKHSMSFHLHNTLRKEFFASYLYLLEQIPLVKLYAVTCEYIKGEKQFYYRAQNFYKDVPASEEGMMGDFVEISEIDLEGSRQFLKKFVGPGKAGTKRALDCGCGIGRVSKGVLFPVFECMEMVDMMEEFILHAHECYLGDYADRVESYFLYNLQEFIPAPQRYDVIWMQWIACHLTDKDLMEFLARAKESLKPNGVIIIKDNMARQGCKLDPIDSSIIRHLDIMKNIIQAAGLTILDVEKQEGFPEVIVPVWMIAMR; the protein is encoded by the exons ATGTCTGAATCCACATCAGACATTATGGAGTTTAGCGGGACTCATCAAGCCTTCCGGGACCGCTGGGCGAAGACAGATGATGAGATGTGCAAGCACAGTATGTCTTTTCACTTGCACAACACTCTGAGGAAGGAGTTTTTCGCCAGCTACCTGTATCTCCTGGAGCAGATTCCTCTGG TAAAACTCTATGCCGTGACTTGTGAGTACATTAAAGGGGAGAAGCAGTTTTACTACAGGGCACAGAACTTCTACAAAGATGTCCCGGCATCCGAAGAGGGCATGATGGGAGATTTCGTGGAGATATCAGAGATTGACCTTGAGGGATCAAGACAGTTCCTAAAGAAGTTTGTT GGTCCGGGAAAGGCGGGCACCAAGCGTGCGTTAGACTGTGGCTGTGGAATTGGTCGAGTGTCTAAAGGGGTTTTGTTTCCTGTATTTGAATGCATGGAGATGGTAGACATGATGGAAGAGTTCATCCTTCACGCTCATGAATGTTACCTTGGAGATTATGCAGACCGGGTGGAATCCTACTTCCTTTACAATCTGCAAGAATTTATCCCAGCTCCACAAAGATACGATGTCATCTGGATGCAGTGGATTGCCT GTCATCTTACTGATAAAGACCTGATGGAGTTTTTAGCTCGTGCTAAAGAAAGTCTGAAGCCCAACGGTGTGATCATTATTAAGGATAACATGGCACGACAGGGCTGCAAGCTGGATCCCATCGACAGCAGCATTATTCGCCACCTGGACATCATGAAGAATATCATTCAAGCCGCAGGTCTCACCATACTGGACGTGGAGAAACAGGAGGGGTTTCCTGAGGTCATCGTACCTGTATGGATGATTGCCATGCGCTGA